The proteins below are encoded in one region of Tiliqua scincoides isolate rTilSci1 chromosome 7, rTilSci1.hap2, whole genome shotgun sequence:
- the LOC136657473 gene encoding opsin-VA-like, which produces MGNDSSLATELAGNTTVRPTIFPRGGYGVLAFLMFLNALFSIFNNFLVIAVTLKNPQLRNPLNIFILNVSFSDLMMSLCGTTVVIATNYHGYFFLGHRFCTFQGFAVNYFGIVSLWSLTILAYERYNVVCQPLGSLQMSTKRGYQLLGFIWIFCLFWAVVPLFGWSSYGPEGVQTSCSIGWEERSWNNYSYLIVYFLCCFFIPVLIIGFSYGNVIRSLHGLNKKIENMGGPSNPEEEFRAVVMVLIMVVAFLFCWLPYTVFALIIVFDPMLNISPLAATIPTYLSKTSPVYNPIIYIFLNKQFRLCAIEFITCGQVNLRTPEEEEMISTSAVPVECKTPCKINQVSPV; this is translated from the exons ATGGGGAATGATAGTTCTCTTGCAACGGAACTAGCCGGGAACACTACAGTGAGGCCAACCATTTTCCCAAGAGGTGGCTATGGAGTCTTGGCTTTCCTGATGTTTCTCAATGCTTTGTTTTCgatatttaataattttttagTGATTGCTGTGACCCTGAAGAACCCTCAGCTTCGCAATCCCCTCAACATATTCATTCTGAATGTCTCCTTTTCGGATCTCATGATGTCCCTCTGTGGCACGACGGTTGTTATAGCTACAAACTATCATGGATATTTCTTTCTGGGGCACAGATTCTGCACTTTCCAGGGATTTGCCGTCAATTATTTTG GAATTGTCTCTCTCTGGTCCCTAACGATCTTAGCTTATGAAAGATACAACGTTGTATGCCAGCCTCTGGGATCTCTTCAGATGAGTACTAAACGAGGTTACCAGCTTCTAGGTTTTATCTGGATTTTCTGTCTCTTCTGGGCTGTGGTTCCGCTCTTTGGCTGGAGTTCTTATGGTCCTGAAGGAGTCCAGACCTCATGTTCCATTGGCTGGGAAGAAAGGTCTTGGAACAACTATAGCTATCTGATTGTATATTTCCTGTGCTGCTTTTTTATACCGGTTCTGATTATTGGATTTTCATATGGCAATGTCATTAGGTCATTGCATGGG CTAAACAAGAAGATTGAAAATATGGGAGGACCAAGTAATCCAGAAGAAGAATTCCGTGCTGTGGTGATGGTGCTGATCATGGTAGTGGCTTTCCTGTTCTGCTGGCTGCCCTACACTGTCTTTGCTCTTATTATTGTCTTTGATCCGATGCTGAATATTTCACCTCTGGCTGCCACAATCCCAACATATCTCTCAAAGACAAGCCCAGTATACAACCCCATCATTTACATCTTCCTGAATAAACAG TTTCGTCTGTGTGCAATTGAATTCATAACCTGTGGCCAAGTTAATCTGAGAAcaccagaagaagaagaaatgattTCTACTTCGGCAGTTCCAGTTGAATGCAAAACGCCTTGTAAGATCAACCAGGTGTCTCCAGTCTAA